The Desulfovibrio desulfuricans DSM 642 genome includes a window with the following:
- a CDS encoding pyridoxal-phosphate-dependent aminotransferase family protein → MTTVFGTLDHVLLMAPGPSPVAANVLEAMSLPTLGHLDPDCIKVMDALQEQLRAVCKTRNAVTFPISGTGSAGMEACFVNLVEHGDNVLIVNNGLFCSRMVEVASRLGALVDTVECPWGAPISVDAVKKQLAQKKYRILAVVHAETSTGVNNPVAELGALVKNSDTLFLVDSVAGLGGVDVRVDEWGIDAFYSGSQKCLSTPPGLAPASFSEAAMEAMARRKTKIPNWYLDVPLIRKYWEGTPRTYHHTAPINMYYGLHQALDNLLVEGLEASFARHQAMHERLKLGMGKLGFKPYVTEGAAPQVNLFVPPEGVDANALRASLRKDHKIEVAGGLGALAGKVLRVGVMGEGAREEPIDRLVAAVAACL, encoded by the coding sequence ATGACCACGGTTTTCGGAACACTGGACCATGTGCTTCTGATGGCCCCCGGCCCCAGCCCGGTTGCGGCCAACGTGCTTGAGGCCATGAGCCTGCCCACTCTCGGGCATCTTGACCCTGACTGCATCAAGGTTATGGACGCCCTGCAAGAGCAGCTTCGCGCTGTGTGCAAAACGCGCAATGCCGTGACGTTTCCCATTTCAGGCACAGGCTCCGCAGGTATGGAAGCCTGCTTTGTCAATCTGGTGGAACACGGCGACAACGTGCTTATTGTCAACAACGGCCTGTTCTGCTCGCGTATGGTTGAAGTGGCCTCGCGCCTTGGCGCGCTGGTAGACACTGTGGAATGCCCGTGGGGCGCGCCCATCTCTGTGGACGCAGTGAAGAAACAGCTGGCGCAGAAAAAATACAGGATTCTTGCCGTGGTGCATGCCGAGACATCCACCGGCGTGAACAATCCTGTGGCCGAACTCGGCGCGCTGGTCAAAAACAGCGATACGCTTTTTCTGGTGGACAGCGTGGCCGGTCTGGGCGGTGTGGATGTACGCGTGGACGAATGGGGCATCGACGCTTTTTACAGCGGTTCGCAAAAATGCCTTTCCACTCCTCCCGGTCTTGCACCCGCCTCGTTTTCCGAGGCAGCAATGGAGGCCATGGCGCGCCGCAAAACCAAGATCCCCAACTGGTATCTGGATGTGCCGCTTATCCGCAAATACTGGGAAGGCACACCGCGTACCTATCACCATACCGCCCCCATCAATATGTATTATGGCTTGCATCAAGCCCTGGACAACCTGCTGGTCGAGGGCCTTGAGGCCTCGTTTGCGCGGCATCAGGCCATGCACGAAAGGCTCAAACTGGGAATGGGCAAGCTTGGCTTCAAGCCCTATGTGACTGAAGGGGCCGCGCCCCAGGTCAACCTGTTTGTGCCGCCCGAAGGCGTGGACGCCAATGCCCTGCGCGCCAGCCTGCGCAAGGATCACAAAATTGAAGTGGCTGGCGGCCTTGGCGCCCTGGCTGGCAAGGTGCTGCGCGTTGGCGTCATGGGCGAAGGCGCGCGCGAAGAACCTATTGACCGCCTTGTGGCGGCAGTTGCCGCCTGCCTGTAA
- a CDS encoding outer membrane homotrimeric porin, protein MKKIATLLLAAGLVFGAATGASAIDFKAKGQWLMSFDYGQNGGFTGGNGKTGFNQSNKAYKGEDEFEARQRVRLQLDAVASEALSGTVFFEIGDQTWGRSDQGGSLGADGNNAVEVKNAYIDWLVPQTDLKIRMGIQGMALPSFTTGSNIFNDDVAGITASYQFNETVGVTALWARPYNDNYSNSFDHNSNRTNYMDNMDVFALLVPLTFDGVKVTPWAMYSAIGPNTFRKEGYNNYYGNVTGTSNKYPAAGMIPVGGALHKDGTASTKAMGTYGNAVWAGLTGEVTAFDPFRFAWDFNYGSVSYEDSRANRAGWLGSLLFEYKLDWAIPGLYAWYASGDDSNPSNGSERMPSISVNNNNNGFSDFAFNGGPMIGREAILGYDMSGTWGIGARLKDMSFIENLKHTFRLNLIGGTNSTTMTRYLTGRNTAYQAITTQGPNSQQAGMNPLYMTTNDTALEIGLSNEYKMYDNFTVALDAAYIATWLDQSKGVWGTSKMNGRSDQERDPWNVNVRFVYSF, encoded by the coding sequence ATGAAAAAGATCGCTACTCTTCTGTTGGCGGCCGGCCTTGTGTTCGGCGCTGCCACGGGCGCCAGCGCCATCGACTTCAAGGCCAAGGGCCAGTGGCTCATGAGCTTCGACTACGGCCAGAACGGCGGTTTCACCGGCGGTAACGGTAAGACGGGCTTCAACCAGTCCAACAAGGCCTACAAGGGCGAAGACGAATTTGAAGCTCGTCAGCGCGTTCGTCTGCAGTTGGACGCCGTGGCTTCTGAAGCCCTGTCCGGCACCGTGTTCTTTGAAATCGGCGACCAGACCTGGGGCCGTTCCGACCAGGGCGGTTCCCTTGGCGCTGACGGCAACAACGCTGTCGAAGTGAAGAACGCCTACATCGACTGGCTCGTTCCCCAGACCGACCTGAAGATCCGCATGGGCATTCAGGGCATGGCTCTGCCCAGCTTCACCACCGGCAGCAACATCTTCAACGATGACGTGGCCGGCATCACCGCCTCCTACCAGTTCAACGAAACCGTTGGCGTGACCGCCCTGTGGGCCCGTCCTTACAACGACAACTACAGCAACAGCTTTGACCACAACAGCAACCGCACCAACTACATGGACAACATGGACGTGTTTGCCCTGCTGGTGCCTCTGACCTTTGATGGCGTGAAAGTGACCCCCTGGGCCATGTACAGCGCCATTGGTCCCAATACCTTCCGCAAAGAAGGCTACAACAACTACTACGGCAACGTTACCGGTACCAGCAACAAGTATCCTGCCGCTGGCATGATCCCCGTTGGTGGCGCCCTGCATAAGGACGGCACCGCCAGCACCAAGGCCATGGGCACCTACGGCAACGCCGTGTGGGCTGGCCTGACTGGCGAAGTGACCGCGTTTGATCCCTTCCGCTTCGCGTGGGATTTCAACTACGGTTCCGTCTCCTATGAAGACAGCCGCGCCAACCGCGCTGGCTGGCTGGGTTCTTTGCTGTTTGAATACAAGCTTGATTGGGCCATCCCCGGCTTGTACGCTTGGTACGCTTCCGGCGACGACAGCAACCCGTCCAACGGTTCCGAACGCATGCCTTCCATCAGCGTGAACAACAACAACAACGGCTTCTCTGACTTCGCCTTCAACGGCGGACCCATGATCGGCCGCGAAGCCATCCTCGGCTACGACATGTCCGGCACCTGGGGTATCGGCGCCCGCTTGAAGGATATGAGCTTCATCGAAAACCTGAAGCACACCTTCCGCCTGAACCTCATCGGTGGTACCAACAGCACGACCATGACCCGTTACCTTACTGGTCGTAATACTGCTTACCAGGCCATCACCACCCAGGGTCCCAACTCCCAGCAGGCCGGTATGAACCCCTTGTACATGACCACCAACGACACCGCGTTGGAAATTGGTCTGTCCAACGAATACAAGATGTATGACAACTTCACCGTGGCTCTTGACGCGGCCTACATCGCCACCTGGCTTGACCAGTCCAAGGGCGTGTGGGGCACCAGCAAGATGAACGGCCGTAGCGACCAGGAACGTGATCCCTGGAACGTGAACGTCCGTTTCGTGTACTCCTTCTAA
- the hcp gene encoding hydroxylamine reductase — translation MFCYQCQETVGNKGCTQVGVCGKKPETAGLQDVLVYVTKGLSQVATKVRALGKTVNHEIDRMVVGNLFCTITNANFDDDMIAERVRKTCAAKKALMAELGSRDGLAEAALWEADDKAAMLAKAATVGVLATSDDDVRSLRWLVTFGLKGMAAYAKHADVLGKHDPAVDNFLQEALAKTLDDSLSVADLVALTLETGNKGVSVMALLDAANTGTYGNPEITKVNIGVGTNPGILISGHDLRDLQMLLEQTEGTGVDVYTHSEMLPAHYYPAFKKFSHFKGNYGNAWWKQKEEFDTFNGPILLTTNCLVPPKDSYKDRVYTTGVVGFPGCKHIPGEIGEHKDFSAIIAHAKTCPAPTEIETGEIVGGFAHNQVLALADKVVDAVKSGAIKKFVVMAGCDGRAKGRSYYTEFAEGLPKDTVILTAGCAKYRYNKLDLGDIGGIPRVLDAGQCNDSYSLAVVALKLKEVFGLADINDLPIVYNIAWYEQKAVIVLLALLALGVKNIHLGPTLPAFLSPNVAKVLVEQFGIGGISTPQDDLKAFFG, via the coding sequence ATGTTCTGCTATCAGTGTCAGGAAACCGTGGGCAACAAAGGCTGCACCCAGGTGGGCGTATGCGGCAAAAAGCCCGAAACAGCCGGCCTTCAGGACGTGCTGGTATATGTGACCAAAGGCCTTTCGCAGGTTGCCACCAAAGTGCGCGCCCTGGGCAAGACCGTGAACCACGAAATCGACCGCATGGTCGTGGGCAACCTTTTCTGCACCATCACCAATGCCAACTTTGACGATGACATGATCGCCGAGCGCGTGCGCAAGACCTGTGCCGCCAAGAAAGCCCTGATGGCCGAGCTTGGCTCGCGCGACGGGCTGGCCGAAGCTGCCCTGTGGGAAGCGGACGACAAAGCCGCCATGCTCGCCAAGGCTGCTACTGTGGGCGTTCTTGCCACAAGCGATGACGATGTTCGTTCCCTGCGCTGGCTCGTGACCTTTGGCCTCAAGGGCATGGCCGCCTATGCCAAGCATGCCGATGTGCTGGGCAAGCATGATCCCGCCGTGGACAACTTCCTGCAGGAAGCTCTGGCCAAGACCCTGGACGACAGCCTTTCCGTGGCCGATCTCGTGGCCCTGACCCTTGAAACCGGCAACAAGGGCGTAAGCGTTATGGCTCTGCTTGATGCCGCCAACACCGGTACCTACGGCAATCCCGAGATCACCAAGGTCAACATTGGCGTGGGCACCAACCCCGGCATCCTGATTTCCGGCCACGATCTGCGCGACCTGCAGATGTTGCTCGAGCAGACCGAAGGTACGGGCGTGGACGTGTACACCCACTCCGAAATGCTGCCCGCCCACTACTACCCCGCTTTCAAGAAGTTCAGCCACTTCAAGGGCAACTACGGCAACGCGTGGTGGAAGCAGAAGGAAGAATTTGACACCTTCAACGGCCCCATCCTGCTGACCACCAACTGCCTTGTGCCGCCCAAGGACAGCTATAAAGACCGCGTGTACACCACAGGCGTTGTGGGCTTCCCCGGCTGCAAGCACATCCCCGGCGAAATCGGCGAACACAAGGACTTTTCGGCCATTATCGCTCACGCCAAGACCTGCCCGGCCCCCACGGAAATTGAGACCGGCGAGATTGTGGGCGGCTTTGCGCACAATCAGGTGCTGGCCCTGGCCGACAAGGTTGTTGACGCTGTGAAGTCTGGCGCCATCAAAAAGTTTGTGGTCATGGCTGGCTGCGATGGCCGCGCCAAGGGCCGCTCCTACTACACCGAATTTGCCGAAGGCCTGCCCAAGGATACCGTTATCCTTACCGCCGGTTGTGCAAAATACCGTTACAACAAGCTTGACCTCGGCGATATCGGCGGTATCCCCCGTGTGCTTGACGCCGGTCAGTGCAACGATTCCTACTCTCTGGCCGTGGTGGCTCTGAAGCTCAAGGAAGTGTTTGGCCTCGCCGACATCAACGACCTGCCCATCGTGTACAACATTGCCTGGTACGAACAGAAGGCTGTTATCGTACTGCTGGCCCTGCTCGCCCTTGGCGTGAAGAACATCCACCTTGGACCCACGCTGCCTGCTTTCCTTTCGCCCAACGTGGCCAAGGTGCTGGTGGAGCAGTTCGGCATCGGCGGCATCAGCACTCCGCAGGACGACCTTAAGGCTTTCTTCGGTTAA